The genome window GCTTGCCATACTGTTCTATCAGGTCCATCTTAGAGAGGACGTTGACGTGGGGCAATTCCACATGCAGCATGGTTGAGAGGGAGGTGCAGAGAACTGAGATGAACTTTCCAGGGTCTGTGCAGTAGTGGGAATCCACCAAATGAACTGCAGCCAACTGCAAAATGGAAACGAGAAATAGTGCAAAATCAGAGGCAGGGCAGAATCTGCCTGTGCAAATATGCAGAAGTCACTACGGCAAATCTGTGACACAGGAGAAAGATAAaggcatccagccctccagactcATGTGGTTCTAACCAGAAAAAAAACATCAGCCAACTTCTCCCTAGATGTTTGATATACTTATTTGTATACCTCTGACCACTAAGCATGATCCACTGTATAGGATACTGACCAAACAAAGAGTCGGGAGACCTGGATTGTTTTCCCACCTTTGTCACTGATTTGCTGAATGACCTTGTAAAAATCACTTTGCTatgactcagtttcctcatctgtacaatggggataatgatactgactcaCTTTTATAAAGTACTTTGGTATCAATGGATGAAAAAAGGTTACAGACGTGCCAAACTTTCACCAACAACAAGAGAGATTGTTAAAGTTGCAACTCTTCTTCCACTTCAGCCCCCTCTATTCACTTGCTTGGAATTTCTTTCCTTTCGGGATGAAactttccatgcttggtctcagCCCAAAGGCGATGGAAGTCCACGTTAAAACCAGTTTTGAATTACTGGACTGTATACAATTTTTCCACCTTTCCCATACAAGTATTCACCCCAAAATAACTCAATAACAGAGTAATTTTATAACATCCAACTTCTCTAGGACGAACAGTCGCAGTGTGGTTTGTGAGAGAATTAATAAATTTATAAACAATttgattaattatttttcataCATATGAAACAGACTGGTTTAGGATTTTAGTTCCGTTACTACCTGTCATACTATGAAATTGCACAAATGTATAACTCCATATTACAGAGTTCAATTGTGTCAACAGATAGATTTTTTCCTGTATCTATAGTGTACTGAAGCTTACAGACGTGCATAAGAACTCATCTATACAACTCTatagtgatttttcttttttcagaaaggATAAAAATTAGATGCAAAGAACTATGTGAATGCACCACCATGTTTATtcgaacacacacacaaatgcaaaaGTTAAGATTCTAAATAAGATTCTCAAGTAAAattacgcaaaaagaaaaggagtacttgtggcaccttaaagactaaccaatttatttgagcataagctttcgtgagctacagttcacttcatcagatgcatccgatgaagtgagctgtagctcacgaaagtttatgcttaaataaattggttagtctctaaggtgccataagtactccttttctttttgcgaatacagactaacatggctgttactctgaaagtaaaATTACCTTACCCTCCTTGATTGTCCAGTATACCGGTTATACATTAATGGTCTAGCCAGTAATCCAAAGTATGAGATATATGTAATGTAAGCAAGACAGTTTTGTTATGGAAACCTTCACTTGTGCATTTGCTGGCTTGTGTGTTTCAACGTACAAGAATGttgcattaaaataaatgtttgcatCAAGcacattaaaatataatttgcCCCATAATTTTTGTTAACTGAATGAGATCTGGGTTACACATCTTGAAAGATCATTTGAATTTCTTGGGATAGAATCCTTCAGGTCCAGAGTAATCTGACATACAAACATTCCTCCCTATCCCAAGCTACGTTCACTGGGTTAAAATGTGAAAACTTTGTAGAAAGACACTAGGAGTAGAGCAAAGGAAGAGCCCTGGATTCTATTCTTTTGATTTGCTgggtagccttgggcaagtcctctttgtgcctcattccccacaaaatactttcctacctttgtaaagtgcttttataTACTTGGTTGAATGGACCAATACACAGCAAAAGCATATTGTTAATTATTACATACACTCCACAGATTCATAAGGCCTGTCTGCAAGACATAACACTTTTAAACATGGTTCAGCAAACATGCGAGAGCTACGGGTGCTGAACCATCTTATCACTATACATAAAACCCAAACCATACCCTGAAGTTCCACTTGGCTAACTGTGCAAAGACATTTTTCAACGCGCCGTGGTGGGTGCAGAGTTCTACCTGCCCCGGGCAGTCAAACAAAAAGTAATGACCCTCAAGGTTAGCCAGCTTTTCCCGCAGCCAGTCAAAGTTGGCTTCCAGGTACTCCATGCAATAGATCAAACCACCGTTGGGGCCCAGTTTCAGATTATCCATCACATCAGCCAGGGTGATAAGCTCTGAGATATCCACAGCACACTGATAAGGAGTCCCTTCATTGGCTGGGTCCAAATTCACCACAGCCACCTTCCGCCCAATCCTGGACATGAATTCCTGCATGCCAAAGCAGTAAGTGGTCTTCCCCGAGCCAGGTGGCCCAATCACTGCCTGGCCAAAGGCCAGGCAAGACGCATGGTTTTCTGACATGTCAGCTCATTTCTTTCTCCTCctagaaagagaaaaggaaaaggttAAGACAGTGCTCTTTATTCATGTTTATAGGAATATTATGCATTGAAAACTGAAGTTGCCAAGTAATTCTCAGACCTAGGGGGGCCTATCATGCAACACCCCCCTTTCACCTCCTGAGCAAGATGGAGGGACCATGCCAAGACAGGAGAGTAAGCCTCATTTTATCCTTCCTGTCTGGACAGTCTCCAGTCCCTTCCAGGCAGTGGAGTAGGCAATATCTCAGTCTGTCCACTGGCCCAAACCAGCTGCAGAAAATAACCACGATATAAAGGACTACGCCGCTAAGGGAAGCGGATTCAGATTCTTGCTGACAAGATGTTGAGTGCCTTTGAAGTTCTTTCAGCCTGTCTAGGACTGTTACTTTCAGACACACCCATTACGGTTACCTTTACTATCCGACAGGGATTCCTGCACCTGGATAGTCAGAGGATTTTATTTTCCACTGGATGAAGATGGCTTTTGGTTGACGTTATAATTCAGTGGTCAGTCTCATTTTGGGACACAAAGTCAAGTCATTGTAACAGGTTCTCAAGCTAGTAAAAATATTAATATCAAACCCAAGAGAAAAATCCCTGGGCAGAGAGCTTAGAAACAATAGGAAGCACATTTATTTAAGGCCCTGGAGCCTGTAACACCTCCTCACTGCCAGGCTCAGCTTTGTGGGGTCACTGATGGGAGCATGGCTGGGGAGGTGGCCTGAGGGATAACGGAGAGGGATGAGATGCTAGGGTGGTGGTCGGGAGGAGCAGATGGGTAAGGGAGGTTTGGGGAGGGAACCTGAGGGAGGTTAGACCACTGGGGGCAGAGAGTGAGGGATATTAGCAGATGCCTAGGAGATCTGGAGAAGCTtagagagaggaggggggtctGGGGAAGGCTGGGCAGGGGGACGGAGGGTGTAACGGAGCAGGCGCCCAGGGGTCCAACAGGGTTAAAGCCAGTTCATAAAACAGCCTGAAAAAagcgtgagagagactgtgtgtgtgtgtgtgtgggggggggggtctcataACCCCTGGCCAAGTAAACGTTCATGCGTTTGAAACAGACAAGTCACCCTTCCTCCTGTGCACCTAGGACATGATCACACGCCGAGCTCACTAAGCTACTGATCCCCGCCGACTGCTGCCGTTTATACCGGGAACGACAAAGCCCCGCACACGTGATTCACGTTAGACACCCTGCGACCGCGGGCTCTGGGGGCTGAGTGCGGCTCGGGGGGTCTCTCTGGGATTGGGGGTGCAGTGGCCGTCAGCGGGGCGGGGGGTCGCGGAGGGGCCGGGGCCCGTCCCGGGGGAGCGGCCCGCCCCTCAGGCGCTGGGGGGCcggcggggagcgggggcagcGCGGCCTCCGCCCCGCCAGGCCCCGTGGGAGCGGCGGGCGGGCGACGCCCCGCGAGCAGCCTCACCTCCGCGGCTCCGCCGAGGGCCCCCCTCCTGCCCGTCGCGCCGCTTCCGGCGCGTGTCCCAGCTGCTCGGGTCCGGCGGGCGGGGCGGGAGCGAGCGGGAAGGTTCCGGGAGCCCGCTACGTCCTCGTTGGACTAAGCTGATGAATATTCATGAGGCGCTGCCCCCGCCGGGCAGggctgagctaggagattggcgCCCCCTGGCGGCAAGGCAGGAAAAGGAAGCAGAGCGGGAAAGCCCCATGGCAATGGCGCCGTAGGAGCTAGCACAGCAGAGCGCCCCCTACAGCCTTGGGGGTGACAGGCTGCCTGCTCGGACGCTGCTCAAGCACTGCACTGGTTTCGCTGTTGATTAGCTTCCAGGCCTGGCCCTGGCTCAGGTGCGGGGCAGAGACCCGCGAAAATTATTTATCCAGGACACTAAATGCTGCGGGAGGGGGGGGCTCCATTCCCCGCCCACAGCCTTCCTTCTGAGCTAATTAATTTAACATTAAGGCAGAGGCAGCCCACttgcatggattcaccaagggaaggtcatgcctgactaatctaatcgccttctatgatgagattactggttctgtggatgaagggaaagcagtggatgtgttgtttcttgactttagcaaagcttttgacacagtctccacagtattcttgtcagcaagttaaggaagtatgggctggatgaatgcactacaaggtgggtagaaagctggctagattgtagggctcaacgggtagtgatcaatggctccatgtctagttggcagccggtatcaagtggtgtgccccaggggtcggtcctggggccggttttgttcaatatcttcataaatgatctggaggatggtgtggattgcactctcagcaaatttgcgaatgatactaaactgggaggagtggtagatacactggagggcaggaataggatacagagggacctagacaaattggaggattgggccaaaagaaatctgatgaggttcaataaggataagtgcagggtcctgcacttaggatggaagaacccaatacacagctacagactagggaccgaatggctaggcagcagttctgcggaaaaggacctggggtgacagtggacgagaagctggatatgagtcagcagtgtgcccttgttgccaagaaggccaatggcattttgggatgtataagtaggggcatagccagcagatcgagggacgtgatcgttcccctctattcgacattggtgaggcctcatctggagtactgtgtccagttttgggccccacactacaagaaggatgtggataaattggagagagtccagggaagggcaacgaaaatgattaggggactggaacacatgacttatgaggagaggctgagggaactgggattgtttagtctgcagaagagaagaatgaggggggatttgatagctgcttttaactacctgagaggtggttccagagaggatggttctagactattctcagtggcagaagaggacaggacaaggagtaatggtctcaagttgcagtaggggaggtttaggttggctattaggaaaaactttttcactaggagggtggtgaaacactggaatgcgttacctaaggaggtggtagaatctccttccttagaggtttttaaggtcaggcttgacaaagccctggctgggatgatttaattggggattggtcctgcttcgagcagggggttggactagatgacctcctgaggtcccttccaacactgatattctatgaacaccaTTAACAATCATGCACCCGCAGCCTTAAGGCCAGCCTCAGCCCACCTCATGCAGGGAAGCTGCGCCCTTGCCCCCACAGGGGCTAAGCCTGTAAGTAACAGCTAGAGTAGTGAGCAAGAGGTATCAAGGTGGCCCTCTGGTCCAGCTGAAACAAGGAGAGCATTCACACAGCACCCAGGCACTGCTGGCCAGGGGCACATCACGCAGAGACCAAGCTTTATATTTACAGATGCCCTCCTGTAGAAATAAAAGGGTTGTAAGAAGCTTCTTTAATGATAGAGATTTACTTGAGAAAggagctctgcccctcccctaaTAAGTAGTTGTGTGTGACACGTTTAAAGTTTTTGTATGAGCGGGCCTAGGAGTAGCACTCATGGCCCAGACCCCATTGGGGtaagtgctgtacagacagattttaaaaagctggAAAATAGAGTTAAACTTCTTGGTCAGGCCTTGATTAGTATAGCCCAAAATGAATTTGCCGAgctattgttaaaaataaataggcATCAGTTTCGGTGTGTTCATTCTGTGTGTGAAACTAGCCATCTATTCTCAGTGGATGATTCCCCAGAGCCAGGCTGTGGAGGATACAGACCAGGCCTACTAGCAGAGGAGGCTCTCAGAGGTTTGTGAGAAAAGGGAGTTACTCTACATCCTTAAACTAGTTTTAGTGCTGTTGGGgtcactggggcatggccactaggtaactcgagggtaTGGAAGGCCACGCGTGTCggtgaagcccccttgcactaggcccaagtgtccttggccccccctcctgcctggaggcactcacagcagctctgcatactaggcccaagtgtccttggcccccccgcctggaggcgcacacagcagttatgctgaggatctgcaacaatatgttgcagagtcagactgcctgaaactaaacaaggccaaacagggcagatagggaagaaaaatgctgaataaagcagctttatgtatagtttaacaaatgatacaaaaaacaaggtaactggattggctggctatatggatacttagggcagcttgctattggataagtatgctgaagaaaggattttataaaagcctgtgtaacttcctgctctgtgtgcaggatttgagattctattctccctgtagtctttttgaagcttcaaataaacttttccgcttctccaccccgttatgattattgggtgaagcacaccgggtagcgaatcAAACCCTGCTGTTGTAttgcctctcagcactgggtgctggcaacagtgCCATAGTGGGAGTGGATAATTAGATCAAACTCTTTCCAGCAGGTGGTTTCTAAGCCTCGTTTACAAGAATAAGCCATAAGCCGCTCCTCAGCCATGGTTGTCTAGGGGTGAAGCAGATTGTCAAGACAAGGAAAGAAGGTACAAGGTTTAGCATGTGTTGTTTTAACAAGCATGTCTGAGTGAAGGAAGAGAAACTAGAGTTATAGCCTGTGCTAAACTAATTAAGACGTGACAGGTAGGTTAGTTCAATGCAGGAGAGGCCAGTAATGAGATTCCTCAATATAGAGCTGATCTTACCTAAAACCGGAAAAGAAGAACGGAAACCTCAACTCTGCATTCCTCTCACCACATAGCCACAGTCTATGGCTGTGGCATAAACTGGCCATGTCAACAGGCACAGGCTACAGCCTTCCAGGGCAGATACTGCTGCTAATTAGCTCTTCTAGCTGCAGTGCAAAGCCGTGAGGGAGAAGGTGGGGCATCTCTCAGTGGAGAAGTGTGTCGTTAAATACATGTGGGTAAAAAGAGCACAAGTGCTAGTCACTGGAGAAGGGAGCTTGATGTGCACATCCTAGCCTGTGCTTTTACCCACTTAgtgtcaggtgctgtacagagaGGAAGCACAGCTAGTCTCACTACTACTATAGAAGTCTTCATTTTATCTTTGGCACTTAGTACAGTGAAGGCCACCAAAAAGGTCATCTTGCCCCAGTAAGTTTTCATCTGAGTGCAGTATAAATACCAGAGACTGAATGATGCTCTGGACCAGTAGTAAGTTTCCTAGAAAAGTGAGGTTTTTTCCTGCTTGCAGACAGTTCATCTGAAAACATCTCACTGCAGGAGCCTAAACAAAACGCTGGCTGCTTCACACAACAGCCTTGCTTACAGTATTAGTGTTAACCTTCCCACTGCCAAACACCTCAGCTGGTGGCAGGGATACTGGGACCCCCTCCTAATAAAGCAACTGTTAAAACAGGAAGACTTGCAAATGCTACAGAAGAGTCTGTTATTTCTTCCAGAAAATATGTTAACGTTTTGCTTAGGGTCAGACAGCAGGAGAAGTCAGGCTCCAGGTGAAAAGCAGCGTGGAAGAGGCTGTTCTCATACAAAGGTTCTGCTGTTGCTCTAGTGAAGGAGTCCCGAAGTCTCCGTTCAGCACCAACTCTCATGAGGCACTGGGGCTCTGGTGAGCACTCTGAGTCGCTCGGACAAATGCCACGTCCTGTCTGTACTTCATGGC of Caretta caretta isolate rCarCar2 chromosome 19, rCarCar1.hap1, whole genome shotgun sequence contains these proteins:
- the GPN2 gene encoding GPN-loop GTPase 2, which produces MSENHASCLAFGQAVIGPPGSGKTTYCFGMQEFMSRIGRKVAVVNLDPANEGTPYQCAVDISELITLADVMDNLKLGPNGGLIYCMEYLEANFDWLREKLANLEGHYFLFDCPGQVELCTHHGALKNVFAQLAKWNFRLAAVHLVDSHYCTDPGKFISVLCTSLSTMLHVELPHVNVLSKMDLIEQYGKLAFNLDYYTEVLDLSYLVDHLATDPFFKNYRRLNEKLVEVIEDYSLVSFVPLNVQDKESMRRVMQAVDKANGYSFGDLEQRSLEALMSAAVGADFHFTSTLAVQEKYVQPQEKTVEQEAMEI